From a single Fusobacterium ulcerans ATCC 49185 genomic region:
- the nhaC gene encoding Na+/H+ antiporter NhaC, translating into MRIARKPKIWEALVPIVGMAVIIVYSMLVLKVDPHIPIVISTILAGAMALKVGCSWLEIRSGMIESVYRAVEALIIVMIVGMLIGSWVLAGSVPAMIFYGLELISPKFFLPTGCILCAIVSVATGSAWTSGGTIGVALMGIGTGLGINPALTAGMVISGAYFGDKISPLSDSTNVAAATAETDLYLHVRSMMYTTVPSFLIALLLYLIIGLRYDTSSINLENISLIKDALSTTFVISPWLLIPPIVVLITAVKKVPAIPSLLLATTVGSILAMIFQKASLVDVLNVLQNGYVGETNVEIVNKLLTRGGVNGMLWTISLIIFALCFGGILEKAKFTEVILEKVIKYIHSVGSLVATTIVTGILCDFVLTDQYLANIIPGRMYYKVYDDMGLERYYLSRTLEDGGSLWSPMFPWNGCGAYQSATLGVSTFAYFPYAFLSLINPIVSIIMAYLGIAVFRKKLQDQDVEVIDVENLNELDAIRNKME; encoded by the coding sequence ATGAGGATAGCAAGAAAACCTAAAATTTGGGAGGCTTTGGTTCCTATTGTAGGAATGGCAGTAATCATTGTTTATTCTATGCTTGTATTAAAAGTAGATCCACATATTCCTATTGTAATTTCAACTATTCTTGCAGGAGCCATGGCATTGAAAGTAGGATGCAGCTGGCTTGAAATAAGAAGTGGAATGATTGAAAGTGTTTATAGAGCTGTAGAAGCTTTGATTATTGTTATGATTGTGGGAATGTTGATTGGTTCATGGGTTTTAGCAGGTTCTGTTCCAGCAATGATTTTTTATGGATTGGAATTGATTTCTCCAAAGTTTTTTCTGCCTACAGGATGTATTTTATGTGCAATTGTATCTGTTGCAACTGGAAGTGCTTGGACTTCTGGAGGGACAATAGGGGTAGCTCTTATGGGAATTGGAACAGGTCTTGGAATTAATCCTGCACTAACAGCAGGAATGGTTATTTCAGGAGCATATTTTGGAGATAAGATTTCTCCTCTATCAGACAGCACCAATGTTGCTGCTGCTACTGCAGAAACTGACTTATATTTACATGTAAGATCAATGATGTATACAACTGTTCCAAGTTTTTTAATAGCACTTTTGCTGTATCTGATTATAGGATTAAGATATGATACTTCATCAATAAATTTAGAGAATATAAGCTTAATAAAAGATGCACTTTCTACTACTTTTGTTATTAGCCCTTGGCTATTAATACCTCCAATAGTAGTATTGATAACAGCTGTAAAGAAGGTTCCTGCTATTCCTTCTCTGCTACTTGCAACAACAGTTGGAAGTATACTTGCCATGATTTTTCAGAAAGCAAGTCTTGTGGATGTTTTGAATGTTTTGCAAAATGGATATGTAGGGGAAACTAATGTAGAGATTGTAAATAAGCTGCTTACTAGGGGTGGAGTCAATGGAATGTTATGGACAATTTCTCTTATAATTTTTGCTCTATGTTTTGGAGGTATTCTGGAAAAGGCAAAATTTACTGAGGTAATTTTGGAAAAAGTAATAAAATATATTCATTCAGTTGGAAGCCTTGTAGCTACAACTATTGTGACTGGAATTTTGTGTGATTTTGTTCTTACAGATCAATATCTAGCAAATATTATTCCAGGAAGAATGTATTATAAAGTTTATGATGACATGGGACTGGAAAGATATTATCTATCTAGAACATTGGAGGATGGAGGTTCGCTTTGGTCTCCTATGTTTCCATGGAATGGTTGTGGAGCATATCAATCTGCTACTTTAGGTGTTTCTACTTTTGCTTATTTTCCTTATGCCTTTTTAAGTTTAATAAATCCAATTGTTTCTATTATTATGGCATACTTAGGAATAGCAGTATTCAGAAAGAAACTTCAAGATCAAGATGTTGAAGTTATTGATGTAGAAAATTTAAATGAACTAGATGCAATCAGAAATAAAATGGAATAA
- a CDS encoding sigma-54-dependent transcriptional regulator: MLADYKILIVDDEADYREMFSLILEEKGYYVYMASCIAEAREIIKDHKIDMVVTDLIMKNETGIELLHWIKDYDTEVGVIIVTAYGTVETAVQAIQSGAYNYFIKSNDPGTLLLDIERFLQLKQLKLENSLLKNQNKEISLLESNNTDMQNILDICKKVARSNISVLILGESGVGKEVIARYIHEKSERNTFPFVPVNCQEYSEGVLESELFGHEKGSFTGAIKQKIGKFEEASHGTLFLDEIADVSMNTQVKLLRVLEDKKIERVGGSKKMDVNIRLISATNKNIYEAVKSGILREDFLYRINGIVIHVPPLRERPEDIESFIHFFVKKFEMELKKKIEYIDEETMNFLKNYHYPGNIRELKNIIERLIVLAEGSVIYFKNAKRYLQHTEEDGSLHSYENLRDARNQFEMEFIRSKIRECKGNLSKAAAALDISKRQLNNKILEYNLREWIQSLKE; encoded by the coding sequence ATGCTTGCAGATTATAAAATTTTAATTGTAGATGATGAAGCAGATTATAGAGAGATGTTTTCTCTAATATTAGAGGAGAAGGGGTATTATGTTTATATGGCTTCCTGTATTGCAGAAGCAAGAGAAATCATCAAGGACCATAAAATTGACATGGTAGTAACAGATTTGATTATGAAAAATGAAACAGGGATAGAACTTCTTCACTGGATAAAAGATTATGATACTGAGGTAGGAGTTATTATTGTTACTGCATATGGAACAGTTGAAACAGCAGTTCAGGCAATTCAGAGTGGAGCATATAATTATTTTATTAAAAGCAATGATCCAGGTACTTTACTTCTGGATATTGAGAGGTTTTTACAGTTAAAGCAGCTCAAATTAGAAAATAGTTTACTAAAAAATCAAAATAAGGAAATATCTTTGCTTGAATCAAATAATACTGATATGCAAAATATATTAGATATATGTAAAAAAGTTGCTAGAAGTAATATATCTGTTTTAATTCTTGGGGAATCTGGAGTTGGAAAAGAAGTAATAGCTAGATATATACATGAAAAAAGTGAAAGAAATACTTTTCCATTTGTTCCAGTCAATTGTCAGGAATATTCAGAAGGAGTTCTTGAATCAGAGTTGTTTGGACATGAAAAAGGTTCTTTTACAGGAGCAATTAAACAAAAAATAGGAAAATTTGAAGAGGCCAGCCATGGAACATTGTTTCTTGATGAAATTGCAGATGTTTCAATGAATACACAGGTAAAGCTCTTAAGAGTACTGGAAGATAAAAAAATAGAGCGTGTTGGTGGAAGTAAAAAAATGGATGTCAATATCAGATTGATTTCAGCAACTAACAAAAATATTTATGAAGCTGTTAAGAGTGGAATTCTTCGAGAAGATTTTTTATACAGAATTAATGGAATTGTTATCCATGTTCCTCCTCTTCGGGAGAGACCAGAAGATATTGAAAGTTTTATTCATTTTTTTGTTAAAAAATTTGAAATGGAGTTGAAGAAAAAAATAGAATATATAGATGAAGAAACTATGAATTTTTTAAAAAACTATCATTATCCAGGGAATATCAGAGAATTAAAAAATATAATTGAACGTTTGATAGTTTTAGCAGAAGGTTCTGTTATATATTTTAAGAATGCAAAAAGATATCTGCAGCACACAGAAGAAGATGGAAGTCTACATTCTTATGAAAATTTGCGAGATGCAAGAAACCAATTTGAAATGGAATTTATACGTTCTAAAATCAGAGAGTGCAAAGGAAATTTATCTAAGGCTGCAGCTGCCTTGGATATCAGCAAACGTCAGTTAAATAATAAAATTTTAGAATATAATCTTAGAGAATGGATTCAATCTCTTAAAGAGTAA
- a CDS encoding transporter substrate-binding domain-containing protein codes for MKNIQRHFILVIMVVVCVILWNQIVVMKYGTTLPTYLKYSSPITEKERDYLKFHSPIRLGSDITAPPISYYDNTAGEYAGLIVDYVNFLSIETATPITINMYTFYNLMEALREHKIDVGDMFPSESRAKEFNFSIPIYRLKTVVISPKDGSNILDIMELSGKKVAIPKGDLAAEYINNFLKEERKPMVQFVLVNDTKTVLELLQQGIVDAAIGDEVVISTYWKEYNVYETQKYNVILLYEKDVVLAVNKDSDLLLSILNKGILQMKKNHIVPKVQQKWFGISESIRGEKRELESFINIAIILLICLIGLYIWNYFLKRRVLEKTKEIEENKKNISMILNNLDIALFIINEACVVIECNRASLTLLSQSRKDVVEKSLFEFSFLSELLEISKYPQWKEDLSLKFRNTLKNRCYEVKLSPYISREEKLRILSIEDITEKLIIERKLHQENKMITIGQISAGLAHEIRNPLGTIRNGIYLIKMKVSNKSQEKAISMMENSIQRVNNLIEHLLRFSRTASDKCTQENIETIVSNIMTLMETKLKAKKIKYHVNLEGNPMVTLNAEAVNIILINLIENAIDAFSITKDDNLIQISISSAEDSLHFLIEDNGVGISEEGLPYIFDPFYTTKGEGYGTGLGLYLVYNEVKKYNGDISVESQYGMGTKFFISIHF; via the coding sequence ATGAAAAATATTCAAAGACATTTCATTCTTGTAATTATGGTAGTTGTATGTGTTATTTTATGGAATCAAATTGTAGTTATGAAATACGGAACAACTCTTCCAACATATTTGAAGTATTCATCACCTATTACAGAAAAAGAAAGGGATTATTTGAAATTTCATAGCCCAATTAGGTTGGGAAGTGATATTACTGCCCCTCCAATTTCCTATTATGATAATACTGCAGGGGAGTATGCTGGATTGATTGTTGATTATGTAAACTTTTTGTCAATTGAAACAGCAACACCTATTACTATAAATATGTATACTTTTTATAATTTAATGGAAGCTTTGAGAGAGCATAAGATTGATGTGGGAGATATGTTTCCCAGTGAAAGCAGAGCAAAGGAATTTAATTTTTCTATCCCAATATATCGATTAAAAACTGTTGTTATTTCTCCAAAAGATGGGAGTAATATATTAGATATTATGGAATTGTCAGGGAAAAAGGTAGCAATTCCAAAAGGAGATTTAGCAGCAGAATATATCAATAATTTTTTAAAAGAAGAAAGAAAACCAATGGTTCAATTTGTTTTAGTAAATGATACAAAAACAGTTTTGGAACTTTTACAGCAAGGGATTGTTGATGCTGCAATTGGAGATGAAGTTGTTATTTCTACCTATTGGAAAGAGTATAATGTTTATGAAACTCAGAAATATAATGTGATTCTTTTATATGAAAAGGATGTAGTATTGGCAGTAAATAAAGATTCTGATTTATTGCTGTCCATACTTAATAAGGGTATTTTACAGATGAAAAAAAATCATATAGTGCCAAAGGTTCAACAGAAATGGTTTGGAATTTCTGAATCTATAAGAGGAGAAAAGAGGGAACTGGAATCATTTATCAATATTGCAATTATTTTGCTCATTTGTTTAATAGGCCTTTATATATGGAATTATTTTCTGAAAAGAAGAGTGTTGGAGAAAACAAAAGAAATTGAAGAAAATAAGAAAAATATCAGTATGATATTGAATAATCTGGACATAGCTCTGTTTATTATCAATGAAGCTTGTGTAGTGATAGAATGTAATCGTGCCTCTTTGACTTTGCTTTCTCAGAGTAGGAAGGATGTAGTGGAAAAAAGTCTTTTTGAATTCTCTTTTTTATCTGAATTATTGGAAATATCAAAATATCCTCAATGGAAGGAAGATCTTAGTCTTAAATTTAGAAATACATTAAAAAATAGATGTTATGAAGTTAAACTTTCTCCTTATATTTCAAGAGAAGAAAAACTTAGAATTTTAAGTATAGAAGATATAACAGAAAAACTTATTATAGAGAGAAAGCTTCATCAAGAAAATAAAATGATAACCATAGGTCAGATATCAGCTGGTTTGGCACATGAAATCAGAAACCCTCTGGGAACAATAAGGAATGGAATTTATCTTATTAAAATGAAAGTATCTAATAAATCACAGGAAAAAGCTATAAGTATGATGGAAAATTCAATTCAAAGAGTTAATAATCTGATTGAACATTTACTTAGATTTTCAAGAACAGCATCTGATAAATGTACTCAAGAAAACATTGAAACAATAGTAAGTAATATAATGACTTTAATGGAAACAAAATTAAAAGCTAAAAAAATCAAGTACCATGTCAACTTAGAGGGAAACCCTATGGTAACTTTAAATGCAGAAGCTGTTAATATTATTTTGATTAACCTTATTGAAAATGCAATTGATGCTTTTTCAATTACCAAAGATGATAATTTGATACAAATCTCTATTTCTTCTGCAGAGGATTCTCTTCACTTTTTAATTGAAGATAATGGAGTGGGAATATCAGAGGAGGGACTTCCTTATATTTTTGATCCTTTTTATACAACAAAAGGAGAAGGATATGGTACAGGGCTTGGGCTATATCTTGTATATAATGAAGTCAAAAAATATAATGGAGATATCTCTGTTGAAAGTCAATATGGGATGGGCACAAAGTTTTTTATTTCTATTCATTTTTAA
- a CDS encoding peptidoglycan-binding domain-containing protein, with the protein MDNTGFYEKKKKEIIKFNSFNIWENKEYEEFKSKNKVTLIGKYNMVLEKKSYYFFDELEDVNKNKITLLTTEETRKDLKNGENYEMTGILKVFPDRYSVKLKLYTQMKLIKAKKIESAEEYPDFLSAIRLKESLLKIKAKENKKEIDIIYSKLEKKEKVRFLIITSLKGNNGTNDTDIMNDLYKNGNYKNEIQKFFGFTPVGDENIIRTSFNDYEFMKEYELVKEIEKKISEAQKQNISYDYLVFIKGGGSKMKLFDDIDFCNEIVKLNIPFITALGHSDDNSRLLCQLADIDCQTPSYLGQDLIKIINITKNKLENKNNKIINERIGEERQNKKVKGLEEKVRKLNLKFVISLFIIIFLLGYIVFSTFFMKQNIDIPTTLPKKISTKKLVYSEDEVFTVLLWKGYKGEKAIYAFQKDNKMQQTGKVNEALLKKLGIKIKYNE; encoded by the coding sequence TTGGATAATACAGGTTTTTATGAAAAAAAGAAGAAAGAAATAATTAAGTTTAATAGTTTCAACATCTGGGAAAATAAAGAATATGAAGAATTTAAATCTAAAAATAAAGTAACACTGATTGGAAAATATAATATGGTTCTTGAAAAAAAATCATATTATTTTTTTGATGAATTAGAAGATGTTAATAAAAATAAAATAACTCTTTTAACTACTGAAGAAACTAGAAAGGATTTAAAAAATGGAGAAAATTATGAAATGACAGGAATATTGAAAGTATTTCCTGATAGATATTCTGTAAAATTAAAATTATACACTCAAATGAAATTAATTAAGGCTAAAAAAATTGAAAGTGCTGAAGAATATCCAGATTTCTTAAGTGCTATTCGATTAAAAGAAAGTTTACTTAAAATCAAAGCTAAGGAAAATAAAAAAGAAATTGATATAATTTATTCAAAATTAGAGAAAAAGGAAAAAGTAAGATTTTTAATTATAACAAGCTTAAAGGGAAATAATGGAACTAATGACACTGATATAATGAATGATCTTTATAAAAATGGAAATTATAAAAATGAAATTCAAAAGTTTTTTGGTTTTACACCAGTTGGTGATGAAAATATAATAAGAACTTCCTTCAATGATTATGAATTTATGAAAGAATATGAACTTGTAAAAGAAATTGAAAAAAAAATTAGTGAAGCTCAGAAACAAAATATTTCATATGATTACTTAGTTTTCATTAAAGGTGGAGGAAGTAAGATGAAACTTTTTGATGATATAGATTTTTGTAATGAAATAGTAAAATTAAATATTCCATTTATAACAGCTTTGGGGCATTCAGATGATAATTCTAGATTGTTGTGTCAATTAGCTGATATAGATTGCCAAACTCCTTCATATTTAGGACAGGATCTCATAAAAATAATAAATATTACTAAAAATAAACTAGAAAATAAAAATAATAAAATTATAAATGAAAGAATAGGAGAAGAGAGACAGAATAAAAAAGTAAAAGGGCTAGAGGAGAAAGTAAGAAAATTAAATTTAAAATTTGTAATATCTTTGTTTATTATAATATTTTTACTAGGATATATAGTTTTTTCTACCTTTTTTATGAAACAAAATATAGATATACCAACAACTCTTCCTAAAAAAATTTCAACAAAAAAATTGGTTTATTCAGAAGATGAGGTATTTACAGTATTGTTATGGAAAGGATATAAAGGAGAAAAAGCTATATATGCTTTTCAAAAAGATAATAAAATGCAGCAAACTGGAAAAGTTAATGAAGCACTATTAAAAAAATTAGGAATAAAAATAAAGTATAATGAATAA
- a CDS encoding adhesion protein FadA: MKKMLIGCILVVSAISYSATDVMSTLEQLELNLQKLEAEEKAMYNQRKAEAEEAERTLASQRKVYSEIVEKEKIIQNVKENRFYKAQYQELAKKYGQAKKELEADMKKQEEIISIFEAIK, translated from the coding sequence ATGAAAAAGATGTTAATAGGATGTATATTAGTAGTATCAGCAATATCATATTCAGCAACAGATGTAATGTCAACACTGGAACAGCTTGAACTCAATCTTCAAAAATTAGAGGCAGAAGAAAAAGCAATGTACAATCAAAGAAAAGCTGAAGCAGAAGAAGCAGAGAGAACACTAGCTTCACAAAGAAAAGTATATTCAGAAATAGTAGAAAAGGAAAAAATAATTCAAAATGTAAAAGAGAATAGATTTTATAAAGCACAATATCAAGAATTAGCAAAAAAATATGGACAGGCTAAAAAAGAACTAGAAGCAGATATGAAAAAACAGGAAGAAATAATTAGTATATTTGAAGCAATAAAATAA